From a single Brassica napus cultivar Da-Ae chromosome C9, Da-Ae, whole genome shotgun sequence genomic region:
- the LOC106433530 gene encoding cyclin-dependent protein kinase inhibitor SMR4, whose translation MEEVVERTTEMAEEGCTTPRSSKYRIPVSLVCPPPLRKKSMVARKRDPPRNGYFQPPDLETLFYAHPRREACA comes from the coding sequence atggaggaggtggtggagagGACGACCGAGATGGCGGAGGAAGGGTGTACGACGCCGAGAAGCTCCAAGTATAGGATTCCGGTGTCGTTGGTTTGTCCTCCGCCGCTGAGGAAGAAATCAATGGTGGCGAGGAAACGAGATCCGCCGAGGAACGGTTATTTTCAGCCGCCGGATCTGGAGACACTGTTCTACGCACATCCTCGACGGGAAGCATGCGCTTAG
- the LOC106370713 gene encoding protein FAR-RED-ELONGATED HYPOCOTYL 1-LIKE codes for MMRVAEEESLDLSRKRKLPAEESDMLPLPKHFCLEQQQASLPDSSSPSSDIESAECSCAMEDTKTGDDTSSSSASVCMSKDSCYSTGSSSWSSGYATSGTDQCCSKGTDKIQEYVEELEFICPEYAVEDIQELIGCQDSNVEGWSVVSNQESEEATKKPTIDQEFEEYFSTLMM; via the exons ATGATGAGGGTTGCTGAGGAGGAGTCACTTGACTTGAGTAGAAAGAGGAAACTGCCAGCTGAAGAATCAGACATGTTACCCTTACCGAAACACTTTTGTCTGGAGCAGCAACAAGCCTCGCTTCCTGATTCTTCATCTCCATCCTCAGATATAGAATCGGCGGAATGCTCTTGTGCTATGGAAGACACAAAAACCGGAGATGATACCTCTTCATCTTCTGCATCTGTGTGCATGTCTAAAGACTCTTGTTATTCAACCGGAAGTTCAAGTTGGAGTTCTGGTTATGCAACGTCAGGCACAGATCAATGCTGTTCCAAAGGTACTGACAAAATACAAGAATATGTTGAAGAGCTGGAGTTTATTTGTCCCGAGTATGCGGTTGAAGATATTCAAGAGCTTATAGGGTGTCAAGATTCAAATGTAGAAGGGTGGAGCGTCGTTAGCAACCAAG AATCGGAAGAAGCTACAAAGAAACCAACCATTGATCAAGAGTTTGAGGAGTATTTTTCAACACTTATGATGTAA
- the LOC106372568 gene encoding amino acid transporter AVT1D: MKLDEEFLHDRDHSFLTDDEENQADLACSDDEHDGDGRRCGANSDTSSPLSRNRSDNNLTDVPPPWPQSYRRSMDLMTGMTPPSVSFMPRSLSRRSGSSFHKKQPSSFFDSFSSSSSKPLLSQPDPDKEDTILPPHFLSQLKLSVTDLPLPQSNLCSVSQSILNGTNVLCGLGLITMPYAIKESGWLGLIILSFFGVITCYTGILLKRCLESSPGLQTYPDIGQAAFGITGRCIISILLYIELYAACVEYIIMMSDNVSGLFPNVSLSITPGLSLDSAQTFAVLTTILVLPTVWLKDLSLLSYLSVGGVLASVLLGLCLFWVGAVDGIGFHATGKLMDFGNLPVAIGIFGFGYSGHSVFPNIYSSMKDPSKFPLVLVICFGFCTVLYTAIAVCGYTMFGEALQSQFTLNMPKHFLPSKIAVWTAIVTPMTKYALTITPIVLSLEELIPMAKMRSHGVSILFRTILVISTLVVALSVPFFGIVAALIGSFLAMLVALIFPCLCYLSILKGKLTNTQIGLCMFIIIFGLVSGSCGTYSAISRLAYQMT, translated from the exons ATGAAACTCGACGAAGAATTCTTACACGACAGAGACCATTCGTTTCTGACAGATGACGAGGAAAATCAAGCAGATCTTGCTTGTTCTGACGATGAACACGATGGAGATGGTCGGAGATGCGGAGCAAATTCTGATACCTCCTCTCCGTTGTCTCGTAATCGTTCAGATAACAATCTCACTGATGTCCCTCCTCCATGGCCACAGAGCTACcg acGATCAATGGATTTAATGACGGGAATGACTCCACCTTCGGTGAGTTTCATGCCTCGAAGCCTGTCCCGGAGATCAGGCTCTTCCTTCCACAAGAAGCAACCGTCTTCCTTTTTCgattcgttttcttcttcctcaagcAAGCCTCTTCTCTCTCAACCAGACCCTGACAAGGAAGATACCATATTACCTCCCCATTTTCTATCCCAGCTCAAGCTCTCCGTCACCGATCTTCCCTTACCACAATCTAATCTCTGCTCCGTCTCTCAGTCCATTCTCAACg GAACCAATGTGCTGTGTGGGCTAGGATTAATAACAATGCCTTATGCAATAAAAGAAAGTGGATGGCTAGGTTTGATCATACTCTCCTTCTTTGGAGTCATCACTTGCTACACAGGCATTCTCTTGAAGAGATGTCTTGAAAGTTCTCCTGGTCTTCAAACTTACCCTGATATCGGCCAAGCCGCCTTTGGCATTACCGGTCGCTGCATCATTTCC ATCCTTCTGTACATAGAGTTGTAT GCAGCTTGTGTGGAATACATAATCATGATGAGTGATAACGTATCAGGACTATTCCCAAACGTTTCATTGAGCATTACCCCAGGGCTGTCTCTAGATTCTGCTCAAACCTTTGCAGTTTTAACCACTATTCTTGTTCTTCCAACTGTCTGGCTTAAAGACCTTAGCTTGCTTTCTTACCTTTCAG TTGGAGGAGTCTTGGCATCAGTCTTGCTTGGTCTCTGCCTCTTTTGGGTCGGTGCAGTCGATGGAATCGGGTTTCATGCAACAGGAAAACTTATGGACTTCGGTAACTTACCTGTTGCTATAGGGATTTTCGGGTTTGGGTACTCGGGTCATTCGGTTTTTCCAAACATATATTCTTCTATGAAAGATCCTTCCAAGTTTCCTCTTGTTTTAGTTATTTG TTTTGGTTTCTGTACGGTCTTATACACAGCGATAGCAGTCTGCGGTTACACCATGTTTGGTGAAGCGCTCCAATCACAATTCACATTAAACATGCCTAAACACTTCCTTCCATCTAAAATAGCGGTTTGGACTGCG ATTGTTACACCGATGACAAAATACGCGTTAACCATCACTCCAATCGTTCTGAGTCTCGAAGAACTTATTCCAATGGCTAAGATGAGGTCACATGGTGTATCGATATTGTTCAGAACAATCCTAGTCATCTCTACTCTGGTCGTTGCTCTTTCAGTTCCTTTCTTTG GGATCGTGGCTGCACTCATCGGATCATTCCTTGCAATGCTTGTG GCTCTTATCTTTCCATGTCTATGTTATCTTAGTATCCTCAAGGGTAAATTAACCAACACTCAA ATTGGATTATGCATGTTCATTATAATCTTCGGGTTGGTGAGTGGTTCTTGTGGTACTTACTCGGCTATCTCAAGATTAGCATACCAGATGACATGA
- the BNACNNG03650D gene encoding uncharacterized protein BNACNNG03650D yields the protein MAIVPALQTTFVASTNFLKQSRPSSSWGSSSPSNVTLPRNKRSSSVIVAAVGDVSSDGTIYLIAGAAAVALVGTAFPILFKRTDTCPECDGAGFVRKGGATLRANAARKDQAQIVCANCNGLGKLNQIDK from the exons ATGGCGATCGTACCGGCATTGCAGACGACGTTCGTGGCATCGACGAACTTCCTGAAACAATCGAGACCTTCGTCTTCGTGGGGATCATCATCACCGAGCAATGTGACTCTTCCCAGAAACAAGAGATCGTCGTCCGTAATTGTTGCCGCTGTCGGTGATGTCTCTTCTGACGGAACCATATATTTGATAGCCGGAGCCGCTGCTGTAGCTCTTGTCGGAACAGCTTTTCCGATCCTCTTCAAACGCACCGACAC GTGTCCGGAATGTGACGGAGCAGGATTTGTGAGGAAGGGAGGAGCGACTTTGAGGGCCAACGCCGCAAGGAAGGATCAAGCTCAGATCGTTTGCGCCAACTGCAATGGCCTCGGCAAGCTTAACCAGattgataaataa
- the LOC106370712 gene encoding thaumatin-like protein has product MASYATLLLLFLTISASLSSSIDGTQLILVNNCQESIWPGILGGGGQTTPRNGGFHMGSGEETIIDVPDKWSGRIWGRQGCTFNQNGKGGSCQTGDCNGGSLNCQGTGGVPPATVVEMTLGSSSSPLHFYDVSLVDGFNLPVSMKPIGGGVGCGVAACEVDLNVCCPSALELKRDGKVVGCKSACFAMQSAKYCCTGEYANPKACKPTLYANLFKAICPKAYSYAFDDSSSLKTCRASRYVITFCPPK; this is encoded by the exons ATGGCGAGTTATGCAACTCTCTTACTTCTCTTTCTCACTATCTCAGCCTCCTTATCTTCCTCCATTG ATGGAACGCAGCTTATACTAGTGAACAACTGCCAGGAGAGCATATGGCCAGGAATTCTCGGCGGCGGAGGCCAAACCACTCCGAGAAACGGCGGATTCCACATGGGAAGCGGCGAAGAGACCATCATAGACGTGCCGGATAAATGGTCCGGTCGTATATGGGGTCGACAAGGCTGCACCTTCAACCAAAACGGCAAAGGCGGCTCATGCCAAACCGGAGATTGCAACGGCGGCTCGCTCAACTGCCAAGGAACCGGCGGTGTTCCACCAGCAACCGTCGTGGAAATGACACTAGGCTCATCGTCCTCGCCGCTTCATTTCTACGACGTGAGCCTCGTAGACGGATTCAACCTCCCCGTGTCGATGAAACCCATCGGAGGAGGAGTAGGATGCGGCGTGGCGGCTTGTGAAGTCGATTTGAACGTTTGCTGTCCATCGGCGTTGGAATTGAAGAGAGATGGCAAAGTCGTGGGATGTAAAAGCGCTTGCTTCGCGATGCAATCGGCCAAGTACTGTTGCACCGGTGAATACGCGAATCCTAAGGCTTGTAAGCCGACGCTATACGCGAATCTGTTTAAAGCGATTTGTCCGAAAGCTTATAGTTATGCGTTTGATGATTCGAGTAGTTTGAAAACGTGTAGGGCTTCTCGTTATGTCATCACTTTCTGTCCTCCCAAGTAA
- the LOC106372566 gene encoding uncharacterized protein LOC106372566, whose translation MIHSVAKYARAAATIRGRAISVRSSSVRYSIPSRAIHGEISVPNANHVAIQMVNYALSHARSQKSDESYAQGMLVLEQCLGTQPNDDQASLDSKATVLLAMSDLLYESGNSSEAIERLKHVMSLTLSSLSIRAVAVEALVGLLVQSGQDDASLMVSDEFLELVKERGHENLQDVAATTKTIKGLVELVKGNTESAESLFGGLENHDICKGNVALSYGEFLHATGNFEKAKEMYQKAIQGAADTKESMSSCNMNLKAVSLAATFALGQLESHIGNFGDAEETLTSALTSAEEHYGHNHPKVGVILTGVALMYRNKAKKERSSSILIQEGLFRRALELMKAPPLDSDGIINVETQEVMALSRGGYAELLLIQENRKSEGEKMKAWAESAWRNRRISLSEALTPSSDPLDKVAIIDARTTRVL comes from the exons ATGATTCACTCTGTTGCCAAATACGCAAGAGCAGCCGCAACGATTCGTGGCCGCGCGATATCGGTTAGAAGCAGCTCTGTTCGGTACTCGATTCCGTCGAGGGCGATTCACGGTGAAATCAGCGTTCCAAACGCGAATCATGTGGCTATTCAGATGGTCAACTACGCTCTTTCCCACGCTCGTTCTCAAAAATcag ATGAATCATATGCTCAAGGGATGCTAGTACTTGAACAGTGCCTTGGGACTCAACCCAACGATGATCAGGCTTCTCTAGATTCCAAAGCTACGGTCTTGCTTGCTATGTCTGATCTTTTATACGAAAG TGGGAACAGTAGCGAGGCCATTGAACGCCTCAAGCATGTCATGTCTCTCACCCTCTCTTCCTTGTCTATTAGAG CTGTTGCTGTGGAAGCTCTTGTTGGTCTGCTGGTTCAGTCAGGACAG GATGATGCTTCACTAATGGTTTCTGATGAATTTCTGGAACTGGTTAAAGAGAGAGGCCATGAGAATCTTCAGGACGTGGCTGCCACAACTAAAACTATCAAAGGCCTCGTTGAGCTTGTTAAAGGAAATACTGAATCTG CCGAATCTTTGTTTGGAGGACTTGAGAACCATGACATATGCAAAG GTAACGTTGCACTTTCTTATGGTGAATTCTTGCACGCCACTGGAAACTTTGAAAAGGCAAAGGAGATGTATCAAAAGGCAATTCAAGGAGCAGCAGACACCAAAGAGTCTATGAGTTCTTGTAACATGAATTTGAAGGCAGTCTCACTGGCAGCCACATTTGCTCTTGGCCAGCTCGAGTCACACATTGG AAACTTTGGTGATGCGGAGGAAACACTGACAAGCGCATTGACAAGCGCTGAGGAACATTATG GACACAATCATCCCAAGGTTGGCGTGATTTTAACCGGAGTAGCTCTCATGTACCGAAACAAAGCCAAAAAAGAACGCTCGAGTTCTATCCTGATTCAAGAG GGCCTCTTTAGAAGAGCATTGGAGCTCATGAAAGCACCTCCATTGGATTCAGACG gGATAATAAACGTGGAAACTCAGGAAGTAATGGCTCTATCAAGAG GAGGGTATGCGGAGCTACTACTGATTCAAGAAAACAGAAAAAGCGaaggagagaagatgaaagcatGGGCTGAATCTGCATGGAGAAACAGACGTATCTCTCTTTCAGAGGCATTGACTCCCTCCTCCGACCCATTAGATAAAGTAGCCATCATAGATGCTCGCACCACTCGTGTCCTCTGA
- the LOC106433545 gene encoding putative cyclin-D7-1 produces MDHLLCDESWLSGPSTPEPFPNFRLNIHDDHVEMSPAMDAATVEEAISMDLEKESCFSNHGDKFIEFLVSKNLTDARFQTVQWLIQTRNRLNLSFETIFSAASCFDRFVYATSCNEWSKWMVELVAVTSLSIASKFNEVSSPSLEDFQMEGLNHMFHHKTVLEMELIVLKALEWRVNSVTSFSFSQILVATTGMGGGDIMMNRITDHLLDDLCDLKMLAYAPSVVAVAVVLDFLEEKSALEENLGKIMNLFGEEHKVRIAKCINVMKSRNVEEGWRREVKSPASVLQRGGVMNMNMNIVYYVENLSAIFQILRSDKKRERDSHEDENRPAKRVTFVTSN; encoded by the exons ATGGATCATCTTCTGTGTGACGAGTCATGGCTGTCGGGTCCTTCGACCCCGGAGCCTTTTCCAAACTTCCGCTTGAATATTCACGACGATCACGTGGAAATGTCTCCAGCCATGGATGCAGCAACGGTCGAGGAAGCCATTTCTATGGATTTGGAGAAAGAATCATGTTTCAGTAATCACGGAGACAAGTTTATTGAGTTTCTTGTTTCTAAGAATTTAACCGATGCTAGGTTTCAAACAGTTCAATGGCTCATTCAG ACTCGGAATCGTTTGAATCTATCATTTGAAACGATTTTTTCCGCCGCGAGTTGTTTTGATCGGTTCGTCTATGCGACTAGCTGCAAT GAATGGAGTAAGTGGATGGTGGAGTTAGTTGCAGTAACCTCATTATCGATCGCATCAAAATTTAACGAAGTTTCTTCCCCTTCACTTGAAGATTTTCAAATGGAAGGGCTAAATCATATGTTTCACCATAAGACCGTTCTTGAGATGGAACTCATTGTATTGAAAGCTCTAGAATGGCGTGTTAACTCGGTCACGAGTTTCTCTTTTTCGCAAATACTTGTTGCTACAACCGGGATGGGAGGAGGAGACATAATGATGAATCGTATCACAGATCATTTGCTAGATGATTTATGCG ATTTGAAGATGCTAGCATACGCACCAAGTGTAGTGGCGGTTGCGGTTGTGTTGGATTTTTTAGAAGAGAAATCAGCTCTAGAGGAGAATCTTGGAAAAATTATGAATCTCTTTGGAGAAGAACACAAG GTGAGAATTGcgaaatgtattaatgttatgaAATCTCGAAACGTGGAAGAGGGCTGGAGAAGAGAAGTGAAGAGTCCAGCCAGTGTGTTGCAGAGAGGAGGCgtgatgaacatgaacatgaacattGTTTATTACGTTGAGAATCTTTCTGCCATTTTTCAGATTTTACGATCCgataagaagagagaaagagatagtCACGAAGACGAGAATCGTCCTGCAAAAAGAGTGACGTTTGTTACGTCAAATTAA
- the LOC106433559 gene encoding oxysterol-binding protein-related protein 3A has protein sequence MSPNDSKNRAGFLNSLASSITNFGSVMTKSVNGLMGYEGIEVINPDGSTEDAEEEAGRGRWKQEERDGYWKMMQKYIGSDITSMVTLPVIIFEPMTTLQKMAELMEYSHLLDMADKTQDPYMRMVYASTWAISVYYAYQRTWKPFNPILGETYEMTNHNGINFIAEQVSHHPPMSAAHAENEHFSYDCTSKLKSKLLGNSIDFYPVGRTRVTLKRDGVVLDLVPPPTKAHNLIFGRTWVDSSGEMIMTNLTTGDKAVLYFQPCGWFGSGRYEVDGYVYNSAEEPKILVTGKWNESLSYQACDTEGEPLTGTELKEVWKVAEAPEKDKYQYTHFAHKINSFDTAPSKLLSSDSRLRPDRYALDTGDMTKAGYEKSSLEERQRAEKRTREEKGQRFVPKWFDETEDVTPTPWGDLEVYQFNGKYLVHRAAADNSEINTDMESTKFNPWQFQDTSP, from the exons ATGTCTCCTAACGATTCAAAAAACAGAGCCGGTTTTCTTAACTCTCTTGCTTCTTCCATCACCAACTTCGGGTCGGTCATGACGAAATCAGTTAATGG TTTGATGGGATATGAAGGGATAGAAGTCATCAATCCAGATGGAAGTACAGAAGATGCAGAGGAGGAAGCAGGAAGAGGAAGATGGAAGCAAGAG GAGCGTGATGGATATTGGAAGATGATGCAAAAGTATATAGGATCTGATATTACATCCATGGTGACTCTTCCTGTGATCATTTTTGAACCCATGACGACGCTACAGAAAATGGCAGAG TTGATGGAATACTCGCATCTGCTGGATATGGCTGACAAAACCCAAGACCCTTACATGCGCATGGTATATGCAT CAACATGGGCTATATCTGTGTATTATGCCTACCAACGTACATGGAAGCCGTTCAATCCAATCCTCGGTGAAACTTACGAGATGACTAACCACAATGGGATTAATTTTATAGCTGAACAG GTCAGCCATCACCCGCCAATGAGTGCTGCTCACGCAGAGAACGAGCATTTCTCTTACGACTGCACTTCAAAGCTGAAATCGAAATTACTAGGCAATTCAATCGACTTCTACCCCGTAGGAAG GACAAGAGTGACACTTAAAAGAGATGGTGTGGTTCTTGATCTTGTGCCTCCTCCGACAAAGGCTCATAACCTTATCTTCGGACGAACATGGGTCGATTCTTCAGGAGAGATGATCATGACCAACCTCACCACTGGTGACAAAGCGGTGCTTTACTTTCAACCATGTGGCTGGTTTGG ATCTGGCCGTTATGAGGTGGATGGATACGTGTATAATTCAGCTGAAGAGCCCAAGATACTAGTGACCGGTAAATGGAACGAGTCCTTGAGTTATCAGGCTTGTGACACTGAAGGCGAACCTCTTACAGGCACCGAACTAAAAGAG GTATGGAAGGTCGCTGAAGCTCCAGAGAAGGATAAATACCAATACACACATTTTGCTCACAAGATCAATAGCTTTGACACTGCCCCTAGTAAGCTATTGTCATCTGATTCACGTCTACGTCCTGATAGATACGCCCTCGACACTGGCGATATGACCAAAGCTGGTTATGAAAAGAGCAG cCTAGAGGAGAGACAAAGAGCTGAGAAGAGAACCCGAGAAGAGAAAGGCCAACGATTTGTTCCGAAATGGTTTGATGAAACCGAGGACGTTACTCCCACGCCATGGGGGGACCTCGAAGTGTACCAATTCAATGGTAAGTACTTGGTCCACCGCGCTGCAGCGGATAACTCCGAGATTAACACCGATATGGAGTCGACCAAATTCAACCCTTGGCAGTTCCAAGATACCTCTCCTTAA
- the LOC106433543 gene encoding uncharacterized protein LOC106433543: MEGLIPFLYKAVVMYKREGSFSSALLSDHHSPSTSGYYMRLPDDSSGRFRTSDLRRFGTDRLGLLKTTPSSPSRSPTRNITKRT, translated from the coding sequence atggAAGGCCTGATTCCATTCTTGTACAAAGCCGTGGTCATGTATAAAAGAGAAGGAAGCTTTTCGTCAGCTTTGCTCAGCGACCATCATTCTCCTTCTACTTCAGGTTACTACATGAGACTTCCTGACGACTCCTCCGGTAGATTTCGAACGTCAGACCTCAGGCGATTTGGGACGGACCGTCTTGGATTGCTTAAAACGACGCCTTCTTCACCATCTCGCTCGCCCACTAGGAACATCACGAAACGTACGTAA
- the LOC106433563 gene encoding phosphopantothenate--cysteine ligase 2 — protein MSSMGEDEVSSFFESSPPLKKMEDILQKLNGFIEHNSSGGRRRIVCVTSGGTTVPLEQRCVRNIDNFSSGNRGAASTENFVKAGYAVVFLYRSGTCQPYCRSLPDDPFLECFQFPDNTNIQVHASHVEAVKMAVMDQQAAVAEARLLKLPFTTIYEYLQMLRLIATAFKDVGPCSMFYLAAAVSDFYVPWNSMTEHKIESGSGPLDIRLAQVPKMLSILRTNWAPQAFCISFKLETDSKILIDKATKALGKYKVHAVVANELSTRKEEVVVVSSSGNVVVRRDSDKPEAIVEDNLIRLIVDRHSTYIKESHT, from the exons ATGAGTTCAATGGGGGAAGATGAAGTTAGCTCCTTTTTCGAATCGTCTCCGCCTCTCAAGAAGATGGAAGATATACTACAGAAGCTTAACGGCTTCATCGAGCACAATTCTTCAGGAGGGAGGAGGAGGATCGTATGCGTGACGTCAGGCGGAACTACGGTTCCACTGGAGCAGCGATGCGTAAGAAATATCGATAACTTCAGCTCTGGAAACAGAGGTGCTGCTTCTACTGA GAACTTCGTCAAGGCTGGATATGCTGTAGTGTTTCTGTATAGGAG TGGAACTTGCCAGCCATATTGCCGGTCTCTTCCTGATGATCCATTCCTTGAATGTTTTCAGTTTCCAGATAACACCAACATTCAAG ttcATGCATCACATGTGGAAGCTGTGAAAATGGCTGTTATGGACCAGCAAGCT GCAGTAGCTGAAGCTCGCTTACTGAAGCTCCCATTCACAACCATCTATGAGTATCTTCAG ATGTTGCGGTTGATTGCAACGGCATTCAAAGACGTCGGTCCATGTTCAATGTTTTATCTTGCTGCTGCTGTGTCTGACTTTTATGTGCCCTGGAATAGCATG ACAGAGCACAAAATAGAATCAGGATCTGGTCCTTTGGACATAAGACTTGCTCAAGTTCCCAAAATGCTTTCAATCTTGAGAACAAATTGGGCTCCACAGGCTTTCTGCATATCATTCAAG CTTGAGACAGACTCAAAGATTCTGATAGACAAGGCTACAAAGGCTCTAGGAAAGTACAAAGTGCACGCTGTTGTAGCTAATGAGCTGTCAACACGTAAGGAAGAAGTTGTGGTTGTTTCAAGCAGCGGTAATGTTGTGGTTAGGCGTGATAGCGATAAGCCTGAAGCTATTGTAGAAGACAATCTTATTCGCCTCATTGTAGATCGGCACTCAACATACATCAAAGAATCTCACACTTGA